From one Actinopolyspora saharensis genomic stretch:
- a CDS encoding spermidine synthase — translation MIELDGKQWIQEPLGADMRRLWRIDEVLWEGDTDYQHVVIGRTGQGIALFCDDDRQSTEFSQLVYHEAMMVPGFLLAEQLERVLIVGSSEGVASRMAVQAGASRVDHVDIDRECVRVCAEHLPYGYRSAELTDLEEGSGPITLHYTDGWSFLDRAIGTGQRYDLVIVDLPDERAEDTDSQHNRLYGEEFIRRCQAVLAPGGVVGFQAGSPTIWRNTTLTRAYNRFRTVFDTVTYFGSDEHEWAFLFGRVEQLDDPVNVMLDALPKSSYEPETVDDASLIGLTVPPYSVRHQE, via the coding sequence TCGGGGCCGATATGCGGCGGCTCTGGCGTATCGACGAGGTGTTGTGGGAAGGCGACACCGATTATCAGCACGTGGTCATCGGGCGCACCGGCCAGGGAATCGCGTTGTTCTGCGACGACGACCGCCAGAGCACCGAGTTCTCCCAGCTGGTCTACCACGAGGCGATGATGGTGCCCGGCTTCCTGCTCGCGGAACAACTCGAGCGGGTGCTGATCGTCGGTTCCAGCGAGGGCGTGGCGAGTCGGATGGCCGTGCAGGCCGGGGCGAGCCGCGTGGATCACGTGGACATCGACAGGGAGTGCGTGCGCGTGTGCGCGGAGCACCTCCCGTACGGGTATCGCAGTGCCGAGCTCACCGACCTGGAAGAGGGAAGCGGTCCGATCACCCTGCACTACACGGATGGTTGGAGTTTCCTGGACAGGGCCATCGGCACGGGGCAGCGCTACGACCTGGTGATCGTGGACCTCCCCGATGAGCGAGCCGAGGACACCGACAGTCAGCACAATCGGCTCTACGGTGAGGAATTCATCCGCAGATGCCAAGCGGTTCTGGCGCCGGGAGGTGTCGTCGGTTTCCAGGCCGGAAGCCCGACCATATGGCGAAACACCACACTCACGAGGGCATACAACCGATTCAGGACGGTGTTCGACACCGTCACCTACTTCGGTTCGGACGAACACGAGTGGGCCTTCCTGTTCGGACGCGTCGAACAGCTGGACGATCCGGTGAACGTCATGCTCGACGCGCTGCCGAAGAGTTCCTACGAACCGGAGACGGTCGACGACGCGAGCCTGATCGGTCTGACCGTTCCGCCTTATTCGGTGCGTCACCAGGAGTGA
- the rbsK gene encoding ribokinase translates to MKTVTVFGSCNMDLVVYVPVAPRRGETVHGRAFRTVPGGKGANQAIAAAKAGAATRFVGAVGEDGFGEQIRDTLAGTGVDTAGLRTVGGNSGTAHIVVDDEGDNSIVVVAGANAAVDRVDGKAEELIASSSCLLMQLETPVEGVREAAETAAAHGVRVVLTPAPAEPLSDSLLSKVDLLVPNEHEAAVLTGKEDPELAADALLDSVGEVVITLGDRGVLYGNRAGERLRVPAFPVRAVDTTAAGDTFVGAFGAALAGEESVERALREGSAAAALSIGREGASSSMPSAAEIGEFLERDTN, encoded by the coding sequence GTGAAGACGGTGACGGTATTCGGTAGTTGCAACATGGATCTGGTCGTTTACGTGCCGGTCGCCCCCCGGAGGGGGGAGACCGTGCACGGGCGCGCCTTTCGCACCGTTCCCGGCGGCAAGGGAGCCAACCAGGCCATCGCCGCTGCCAAGGCGGGGGCCGCGACCCGTTTCGTCGGTGCCGTGGGTGAGGACGGGTTCGGCGAGCAGATCCGCGACACGCTCGCGGGCACGGGGGTGGACACAGCCGGCCTCCGCACGGTCGGGGGCAACAGCGGCACGGCGCACATCGTGGTCGACGACGAGGGGGACAACTCCATAGTCGTCGTCGCCGGGGCCAACGCCGCGGTGGACCGGGTCGACGGGAAGGCGGAGGAGCTCATCGCCTCCTCCTCGTGCTTGCTGATGCAGTTGGAGACACCCGTGGAGGGGGTGCGGGAGGCTGCGGAGACGGCGGCCGCGCACGGGGTGCGGGTCGTGCTCACCCCGGCTCCAGCCGAGCCGCTGTCCGACTCCCTGCTGTCGAAGGTGGACCTGCTGGTTCCGAACGAGCACGAGGCGGCGGTGCTCACCGGGAAGGAGGACCCGGAACTGGCGGCGGACGCGCTGCTCGACAGCGTCGGAGAGGTCGTGATCACGCTGGGGGACCGGGGAGTGCTCTACGGGAACCGGGCGGGAGAGCGGTTGCGAGTGCCCGCCTTCCCGGTGCGGGCCGTGGACACCACGGCAGCGGGGGACACCTTCGTCGGCGCGTTCGGAGCGGCCCTGGCCGGGGAGGAGTCCGTGGAACGGGCGCTGCGCGAGGGGTCGGCGGCCGCGGCCCTGTCGATCGGGCGGGAAGGGGCGAGCAGCTCCATGCCTTCGGCAGCGGAGATTGGTGAATTCTTGGAGCGCGACACGAACTGA
- a CDS encoding histone-like nucleoid-structuring protein Lsr2 has product MAQKVTVQLVDDVDGSEADSTVEFGLDGVNYTIDLSADNAANLRDALAPYLSSARRTGGRKRTAKSTKGGKTRQSSGNSQAPKAADRERNQAIREWARQQGMQVSDRGRIPAEIVEAYDKAQ; this is encoded by the coding sequence GTGGCGCAGAAGGTAACGGTTCAACTCGTCGACGATGTCGACGGCTCGGAAGCAGACTCCACCGTCGAGTTCGGTCTTGACGGGGTCAACTACACGATTGACCTGTCGGCCGACAATGCCGCCAATCTGCGGGATGCGCTGGCCCCCTATCTTTCCAGCGCTCGCCGCACCGGTGGCCGCAAGCGCACCGCAAAGTCGACCAAGGGCGGCAAAACGCGTCAGTCGAGCGGCAACTCGCAAGCGCCGAAAGCCGCCGACCGCGAACGCAATCAGGCCATTCGGGAATGGGCCCGGCAACAGGGCATGCAGGTTTCCGACCGCGGTCGCATTCCCGCTGAGATCGTGGAGGCTTACGACAAAGCCCAGTGA
- a CDS encoding histone-like nucleoid-structuring protein Lsr2, producing MAERIQVELVDDIDGSEAQQTVTFAMDGVSYEIDLSEQNARKLRELFGPYIKQARPAQQQNKRQTTRKQEREGRQARKANRKLTEEIRGAARRTKEQYQQDQSEPAPVTEQVDTEEREQDALLEQPLSFSPGEESEPSQQAQEESAEEPKVPVVSLPQFSSATD from the coding sequence ATGGCCGAGCGGATTCAGGTCGAACTCGTCGATGACATCGACGGGTCCGAAGCGCAGCAGACAGTTACTTTCGCCATGGACGGCGTGAGCTATGAAATCGACCTGAGTGAACAGAATGCGCGGAAGTTGCGCGAGTTGTTCGGGCCGTACATCAAGCAGGCGCGCCCGGCGCAGCAGCAGAACAAGCGGCAGACCACCCGTAAGCAGGAGCGCGAGGGGCGTCAGGCCAGGAAGGCCAACCGCAAGCTCACCGAGGAGATCCGTGGTGCCGCTCGGCGGACCAAGGAGCAGTACCAGCAGGATCAATCGGAGCCTGCTCCCGTCACCGAGCAGGTGGACACCGAGGAGCGGGAACAGGACGCGCTGCTCGAGCAACCGCTGTCCTTCTCCCCCGGCGAAGAGTCCGAGCCGTCGCAGCAGGCTCAGGAGGAGTCCGCCGAGGAGCCCAAGGTCCCCGTGGTTTCGCTTCCGCAGTTCTCCTCGGCCACCGACTGA